The Neobacillus sp. OS1-2 genome includes a window with the following:
- the ftsA gene encoding cell division protein FtsA, giving the protein MNSNEIYVSLDIGTSSVKVIIGEMVNDSGKDSLNIIGVGNVKSEGLRKGSIVDMDDTVHSIKRAIEQAERMIGMEIREVVVGISGNNIQLQHCHGIVAVSSQNREITNEDVIRVIEAAHVGSIPPERENIGVIRKQFILDGKDEINDPRGMIGVRLEMDGTLITGSKSIIINTLRCVERAGLEILDIILQPLAAGDFALSRDEKNLGVALIDIGGGSTTIAVFEEGFLKATGVIPVGGDLLTNDLSKVLHTSTEDAEIVKVKYGHAFYDNASEDEFFSVPIIGSDQHQQFNQLYVSEIIEARMEEIFELIAHELKRLGVNELPGGFVLTGGTAKMQGVLELAQDMFQNPVRIASPDYIGVREPQYTTAVGLIKYAYKNTRLPGGTNGSTSAVTEPIEKRIPKQHQPKAKVEKHPEDKMSSKVKKFLGYFFE; this is encoded by the coding sequence ATGAACAGCAATGAAATATATGTTAGTCTTGACATCGGTACATCCAGTGTAAAAGTAATCATTGGTGAAATGGTCAATGACTCGGGGAAAGACTCATTAAATATTATCGGTGTTGGCAATGTGAAATCTGAAGGCCTACGAAAAGGATCGATTGTCGACATGGACGACACCGTTCATTCTATAAAGCGGGCAATTGAGCAGGCAGAAAGAATGATTGGGATGGAGATCCGGGAAGTGGTGGTTGGTATTTCAGGGAACAATATCCAACTTCAGCACTGTCACGGTATTGTTGCAGTTTCTAGCCAAAACCGAGAAATTACCAATGAGGATGTCATTCGTGTCATTGAAGCAGCACATGTGGGTTCCATTCCACCGGAAAGAGAAAATATCGGAGTCATTCGAAAACAATTTATTTTAGACGGTAAGGATGAGATTAATGATCCGCGTGGAATGATCGGTGTCCGTTTAGAAATGGATGGGACACTTATTACCGGATCGAAATCCATTATTATTAACACATTACGCTGTGTAGAACGTGCGGGACTTGAAATTTTAGACATTATTCTGCAACCATTAGCAGCAGGGGATTTCGCCTTATCTAGGGATGAAAAAAATCTCGGTGTTGCCCTTATTGACATTGGCGGGGGCTCTACGACAATAGCTGTGTTTGAAGAAGGATTTTTAAAGGCAACAGGTGTCATTCCTGTTGGCGGAGATCTTCTTACGAATGACCTTTCCAAAGTCTTGCACACTTCCACAGAGGATGCTGAAATAGTCAAGGTTAAATATGGACATGCCTTCTATGACAATGCCTCAGAAGATGAATTCTTCAGTGTTCCAATCATTGGGAGTGACCAGCATCAGCAATTTAATCAGCTCTATGTATCTGAAATTATAGAGGCAAGAATGGAAGAAATCTTTGAATTAATTGCACATGAATTAAAACGTCTAGGTGTTAATGAATTACCAGGTGGTTTTGTCCTAACAGGTGGTACAGCAAAAATGCAGGGTGTCTTGGAACTTGCCCAGGATATGTTTCAAAATCCAGTTCGAATCGCCTCACCAGACTATATTGGTGTAAGAGAACCTCAATACACAACAGCGGTTGGCTTGATAAAATATGCTTACAAGAATACTAGATTACCAGGTGGAACAAATGGTAGTACGTCAGCTGTTACTGAGCCAATCGAAAAAAGGATACCAAAACAACATCAACCTAAAGCAAAAGTAGAAAAACATCCGGAAGATAAGATGTCATCAAAAGTAAAAAAATTCCTTGGTTACTTTTTCGAATAA
- a CDS encoding YlmC/YmxH family sporulation protein produces MVKISEFQIKDVVNVSDGKRLGNIGDIEINLTTGKIEAVVISGNGRVLGFFGKDEDIVIPWKNIIKIGQDVILVRYKGGLEHISEEV; encoded by the coding sequence GTGGTAAAAATTTCTGAATTTCAGATAAAAGATGTCGTCAATGTATCTGATGGAAAAAGGCTGGGGAATATTGGGGATATTGAAATCAATTTAACGACCGGAAAAATTGAAGCGGTCGTCATCTCAGGCAACGGCAGAGTATTGGGCTTTTTCGGGAAAGATGAAGACATTGTCATTCCCTGGAAAAACATTATTAAAATTGGTCAGGATGTCATTTTGGTAAGGTATAAGGGCGGACTAGAGCACATATCCGAGGAGGTATAA
- a CDS encoding DUF881 domain-containing protein, which translates to MDKPKMNISFTLIATVVGFMIAIQFQTIKKPVERDTRDIWQLREALLKEKELQSGLLNEIRSNEVKLSAYESKRNQSKGQVLKETIEELKTEAGLTEVSGPGITLQIEPVIESVQLGAPVTRVVSPELLKRLLNEVNMYDAKYVAIDGQRIINSTVIRDINGETKIDGHTIRSLPVEIKVGVNEMNTAEKISNRMKVSKARDEFFTENLRLNVSAPNPSITIPAYDHSIRIKYMEPVKEGSNS; encoded by the coding sequence GTGGACAAACCGAAAATGAATATAAGCTTTACTTTAATCGCAACAGTAGTGGGATTCATGATTGCCATTCAATTCCAAACGATAAAAAAACCTGTTGAGCGGGATACACGTGATATTTGGCAGCTCCGCGAGGCATTATTAAAAGAAAAAGAACTTCAATCTGGTTTGCTAAACGAAATTCGTTCGAATGAAGTGAAACTATCAGCCTATGAGTCTAAACGGAATCAAAGTAAGGGACAAGTGTTAAAGGAAACAATAGAGGAATTGAAAACAGAAGCAGGACTCACTGAGGTTTCAGGGCCTGGTATTACTTTACAAATTGAACCTGTTATTGAAAGTGTTCAATTGGGAGCTCCGGTGACAAGAGTCGTTTCTCCTGAGCTGTTAAAAAGATTATTAAATGAAGTAAATATGTATGATGCGAAATATGTCGCAATAGACGGGCAAAGGATCATTAATAGCACCGTGATTAGGGATATTAATGGTGAAACCAAAATTGATGGACATACAATCAGAAGTTTACCTGTAGAAATAAAAGTTGGTGTAAATGAAATGAATACGGCTGAAAAAATATCTAACCGGATGAAGGTCTCAAAAGCAAGGGATGAATTTTTCACTGAAAACTTAAGACTGAATGTTTCTGCGCCAAATCCATCTATTACTATTCCTGCCTATGACCATTCCATTCGTATAAAGTATATGGAGCCGGTCAAAGAAGGGAGCAATTCCTAA
- a CDS encoding small basic family protein: MWLPFMGLVLGIILGLLTEIRIPEEYSNYLSIAVLAAFDTLFGGIRAYLQNIYDEKVFVSGFFFNIILAASLAFLGVHLGVDLYLAAVFAFGVRLFQNIAVIRRILLTKWSTNKEKIEKN; encoded by the coding sequence ATGTGGCTTCCGTTTATGGGACTCGTTCTTGGGATTATTCTTGGGTTATTAACGGAAATTCGCATTCCTGAAGAATATTCCAATTATTTGTCGATTGCTGTCCTTGCGGCATTCGACACGCTTTTCGGTGGAATCAGGGCATACTTACAAAATATTTATGATGAAAAGGTGTTTGTTTCGGGATTCTTTTTTAATATAATACTTGCTGCAAGTTTAGCTTTTCTCGGTGTTCATCTTGGTGTAGACTTGTATTTAGCAGCAGTTTTTGCATTTGGTGTCAGGTTGTTTCAAAATATTGCCGTCATAAGACGAATATTATTGACGAAATGGTCAACAAATAAAGAAAAAATCGAAAAAAATTGA
- a CDS encoding YggS family pyridoxal phosphate-dependent enzyme — protein sequence MKVTDNLKTIRQQINDACHKVHRGTDEVKLIAVTKYVSIERAREALEAGIRNLGENRDEGLLEKWEVLQDKPKWHYIGTLQTRKVKNVIDKVDYIHSLDRLSLAEEINKRANKKIKCLVQVNVSGEESKHGLSEVEAISFIESLHPFENISVVGLMTMAPFTNDEQILRGCFRKLRELRDQVQSLQLDFAPCIELSMGMSNDFTIAIEEGATMVRIGTALVGEDG from the coding sequence ATGAAAGTAACTGATAATCTGAAAACAATTCGTCAACAAATAAATGATGCATGTCATAAGGTGCATCGGGGTACCGATGAAGTGAAATTAATTGCCGTTACGAAATATGTCAGCATAGAAAGAGCAAGGGAAGCGCTTGAAGCAGGAATAAGAAATCTGGGAGAAAACCGTGATGAGGGACTGCTTGAAAAGTGGGAAGTATTACAGGACAAGCCGAAATGGCATTATATAGGGACACTTCAAACCCGTAAGGTGAAAAATGTCATTGATAAGGTAGATTATATTCATTCTTTGGATCGGCTATCACTTGCTGAAGAAATTAATAAACGAGCTAATAAAAAGATAAAATGTCTGGTTCAGGTCAATGTATCCGGTGAAGAATCAAAGCACGGCTTATCTGAAGTAGAGGCAATTTCCTTTATTGAATCATTGCACCCATTCGAAAATATTAGTGTGGTAGGTTTAATGACAATGGCACCTTTCACGAATGATGAACAGATCCTAAGGGGCTGTTTTCGAAAACTAAGAGAACTTCGTGATCAAGTTCAATCCTTACAGTTAGATTTTGCACCCTGCATAGAGCTGTCAATGGGAATGTCCAATGATTTTACCATTGCTATTGAAGAAGGGGCAACAATGGTTAGAATAGGGACAGCACTTGTCGGTGAAGATGGTTAG
- the ltrA gene encoding group II intron reverse transcriptase/maturase gives MNHTLKFKWHSIYGQILFDRRLKAAWEKVEANNGSGGIDGETIDSYRYHLDENLDSLLQRLRNKEYKPSPVRRHYIPKKNGKKRPLGIPNIEDRIVQQAIVNVLQPKFERDIFHKWSCGYRPNVGAERVLQIIMANIEQGYNYIFDADIKGFFDNIPHKKLMRVLNKYIADGTVLDMIWLWLKAGYMEEGKFHSTDTGTPQGGVISPLLANVYLNELDWIWAENNIRFVRFADDFLLFAKTKEDIKRAADITKRKLAELGLELATEKTKFVNFDDDDFDFMGFTFEHWRKRKKDGKPYYIAKPKESTWNDFRQKIKVKTKKTLTLSKEKWIEYVNPVIRGKVNYFLNIYKAIKANEEHGFNSSCFFKAFGKELLAIDGYIRQRLRVAMIHKHPSQRKGHAMKTKWNNEFFAIIGLIPSYWYYYHKIYGFSLESYILRMKEKQKKEQERRILKAKEKGQEYYTPDRVRKMKYAQRLATY, from the coding sequence ATGAATCATACGTTAAAATTCAAATGGCATAGTATTTATGGACAAATACTTTTCGACAGAAGGCTAAAAGCTGCTTGGGAAAAGGTAGAAGCCAACAACGGGTCAGGTGGTATTGATGGCGAAACAATTGACAGCTATAGATATCACTTAGATGAAAATCTGGACTCGCTTCTACAGAGACTGAGAAATAAAGAGTATAAGCCGTCACCAGTAAGAAGACATTATATTCCTAAGAAAAATGGCAAAAAGCGACCCTTAGGCATTCCGAATATTGAAGATAGAATTGTCCAACAGGCAATAGTAAATGTACTTCAGCCGAAATTCGAAAGGGATATCTTTCACAAATGGTCATGTGGATACAGACCAAATGTTGGTGCAGAACGTGTCCTGCAAATAATCATGGCGAATATCGAACAAGGATATAATTACATCTTCGATGCAGATATTAAAGGCTTTTTCGATAATATCCCACATAAGAAGCTGATGAGAGTATTAAATAAATACATCGCAGATGGTACAGTGTTAGATATGATTTGGTTGTGGCTAAAAGCTGGTTATATGGAAGAAGGTAAATTTCACTCAACAGATACCGGCACTCCGCAAGGAGGGGTTATTTCTCCGTTACTAGCGAACGTATATTTAAATGAACTTGATTGGATCTGGGCTGAAAACAATATTCGTTTTGTAAGATTCGCCGATGACTTTTTGTTATTCGCAAAAACCAAAGAAGACATAAAGAGAGCGGCAGATATTACGAAAAGGAAATTAGCCGAACTTGGGTTGGAACTTGCAACGGAGAAAACAAAATTTGTAAACTTCGATGATGATGACTTTGACTTTATGGGATTCACTTTCGAACACTGGAGAAAACGCAAGAAGGATGGTAAGCCATACTATATAGCTAAACCGAAAGAATCAACTTGGAATGATTTTCGCCAGAAAATCAAAGTCAAGACGAAGAAAACACTCACTCTGAGTAAGGAAAAGTGGATTGAGTATGTTAACCCAGTGATTCGAGGAAAAGTAAACTATTTTCTCAATATTTATAAAGCAATTAAGGCAAATGAAGAACACGGATTTAACAGTTCATGCTTCTTTAAAGCATTTGGGAAAGAACTACTTGCGATAGATGGCTATATTCGACAAAGGTTAAGAGTAGCCATGATTCACAAACACCCTAGCCAAAGAAAAGGTCATGCGATGAAAACAAAATGGAATAATGAGTTCTTTGCTATTATTGGACTTATCCCTTCATACTGGTATTACTACCACAAGATATATGGCTTTTCTCTAGAAAGTTACATTCTTCGAATGAAAGAAAAGCAAAAGAAAGAACAGGAAAGACGAATCCTAAAGGCAAAAGAAAAGGGTCAAGAGTATTATACTCCTGACCGTGTCCGCAAAATGAAATATGCTCAAAGATTGGCAACGTATTGA
- a CDS encoding cell division protein SepF has product MTIKSKLKTFFFLDDEFDENNDVYADPVEPVKQKQTPVKSHNVVSLQSIQKSTGSSTISKSSKVILVEPRTYSESADIADHLKNRLAVVVNLQRIDNEQGRQIIDFLSGAVYALGGDIQKIGSSIFLCTPDNIEVSGNISDLIPDHENLNTRW; this is encoded by the coding sequence ATGACGATTAAATCGAAATTAAAAACATTTTTCTTTTTAGATGATGAATTTGATGAAAACAATGATGTGTATGCAGATCCTGTTGAACCGGTTAAACAAAAACAGACACCAGTAAAAAGTCATAATGTTGTTAGTCTGCAAAGTATCCAAAAGTCTACAGGTTCTTCCACTATTTCTAAGTCGTCAAAGGTCATATTAGTGGAACCAAGAACCTATTCAGAGTCAGCCGATATTGCCGACCATTTAAAAAATCGACTGGCTGTTGTGGTGAACCTACAGCGTATCGACAATGAACAAGGCAGGCAAATAATTGATTTTTTAAGCGGTGCCGTCTATGCACTCGGAGGCGACATCCAAAAAATCGGTTCGAGCATCTTTTTATGTACTCCTGATAATATCGAGGTGTCGGGTAATATTTCGGATTTAATTCCTGACCATGAAAATCTAAATACAAGGTGGTAA
- the spoIIGA gene encoding sigma-E processing peptidase SpoIIGA codes for MIVYLDVIWALNFLFDSLLLYLTAIFLKRKVRVWRLLVGGFIGSLIILLSFTPLNVYSGHPISKLICSVLMVLIVFGYKRLSFFLKALMTLYVSTFLIGGGLMGVHFFIQYDEELTVNVLKGFGDPVSWLFVLVGFPVAWHFGRKNIETMEMTKIQYEQIVTVRLKLGSESLLFKGLVDSGNQLYDPLSKMPVMFVSIKNQLDAVPKPIGDIALDPESFIMGNLLLPDEWQNRLRIVPCRVVGKEHQLILAIKPDCILIEHNDDQFVCEKGLVSFTLQQLSSDDAFECIVHPKMLTGPKLQGESVKVS; via the coding sequence TTGATTGTCTATTTAGATGTAATCTGGGCTCTAAATTTTTTATTTGATAGCCTTCTACTTTATTTAACAGCTATTTTTCTAAAAAGAAAGGTACGGGTTTGGCGATTGCTTGTAGGGGGCTTTATTGGCTCACTGATCATTTTATTATCGTTTACACCATTAAATGTTTATTCGGGCCATCCTATTTCAAAATTAATTTGTTCCGTTCTAATGGTATTAATAGTTTTTGGGTATAAACGGCTGTCTTTTTTCCTGAAGGCACTGATGACACTCTATGTTTCTACCTTTTTAATTGGCGGGGGATTAATGGGGGTCCATTTTTTTATTCAGTATGATGAAGAGTTGACGGTAAATGTTCTAAAAGGATTTGGTGACCCGGTTAGTTGGCTTTTTGTCTTAGTTGGCTTTCCTGTTGCATGGCACTTCGGCAGAAAAAATATTGAAACGATGGAGATGACAAAAATTCAATACGAACAAATTGTCACTGTGAGATTGAAGCTGGGAAGTGAAAGCTTGTTATTTAAGGGTTTAGTGGATAGCGGTAATCAGCTATATGATCCTTTATCCAAAATGCCAGTGATGTTTGTCTCTATCAAAAATCAATTGGATGCTGTACCGAAACCAATCGGGGATATCGCATTGGATCCTGAATCATTTATTATGGGAAACCTGCTTTTACCCGATGAATGGCAAAATAGACTGAGAATCGTCCCCTGCCGAGTGGTTGGAAAGGAACATCAGCTTATACTGGCTATAAAACCTGATTGTATTTTAATCGAACATAACGATGATCAATTTGTATGTGAAAAGGGGCTTGTATCCTTCACACTGCAGCAGCTTTCATCCGATGATGCTTTTGAATGTATTGTCCATCCGAAAATGCTGACGGGACCAAAGCTGCAAGGTGAGTCTGTGAAAGTAAGTTAA
- the sigE gene encoding RNA polymerase sporulation sigma factor SigE codes for MKKWRFRLSYYWYKLLIKLGIKTDEVYYIGGSEALPPPLSKDEEEMLLKKLPVGDKAARSILIERNLRLVVYIARKFENTGINIEDLISIGTIGLIKAVNTFNPEKKIKLATYASRCIENEILMYLRRNNKIRSEVSFDEPLNIDWDGNELLLSDVLGTDDDIITKDLEANVDRKLLSKALHQLTDREKQIMELRFGLTNGEEKTQKDVADMLGISQSYISRLEKRIIKRLRKEFNKMV; via the coding sequence ATGAAAAAATGGAGATTTCGCTTATCTTACTATTGGTATAAGTTGTTAATTAAGCTGGGCATCAAAACGGATGAAGTTTATTATATTGGCGGAAGCGAAGCCCTGCCGCCTCCTTTAAGTAAGGACGAGGAAGAAATGTTATTAAAAAAGCTGCCTGTCGGTGATAAGGCAGCTCGATCAATCTTAATTGAACGAAATCTTAGGCTTGTCGTTTACATTGCCAGAAAGTTTGAAAATACAGGTATTAATATAGAGGATCTCATCAGCATCGGAACCATTGGCTTAATTAAGGCTGTGAATACCTTTAACCCGGAGAAGAAAATAAAACTTGCTACATACGCTTCAAGATGTATTGAAAATGAAATTCTTATGTACTTACGGCGTAATAATAAAATTAGATCAGAGGTTTCCTTTGATGAACCATTAAACATTGATTGGGATGGAAATGAACTGTTGTTATCAGATGTACTTGGAACCGATGATGATATTATCACAAAGGACCTGGAAGCTAATGTGGATAGGAAGCTATTGTCCAAAGCATTACACCAGCTGACCGACCGTGAAAAGCAAATTATGGAGCTCAGATTTGGTCTGACGAATGGTGAAGAAAAGACCCAAAAAGATGTGGCTGACATGCTTGGTATTTCCCAATCATATATTTCAAGATTAGAAAAAAGAATCATTAAAAGATTACGAAAAGAATTTAACAAAATGGTGTAG
- a CDS encoding DUF881 domain-containing protein, translated as MKKIKVKGKHFIMSLVFLVLGFMLAFSYHLTQKENQTKKWDMSDNQYEKTLTLRDQLIAQEETNQKLQRELNQKQEEVLKNEKDLSKEAQVFLNLAEDAEKYRMYLGKVKVKGKGVKITLSDGAYDPKESNINNYLVHEHHVFKVVNELYISGAVAIAINGQRLTSHSYIVCNGPVITVDGVPYPAPFVISAIGEPDVLSSALNLTGGVKDQLVNDNLVFTLEKINEIVLNPIISS; from the coding sequence TTGAAAAAGATAAAGGTGAAGGGTAAGCATTTTATCATGTCCCTTGTCTTCCTTGTTTTGGGATTTATGTTGGCCTTTTCCTATCATCTAACCCAAAAAGAAAATCAAACAAAAAAATGGGACATGTCGGATAATCAATATGAAAAGACCCTGACATTAAGGGATCAATTAATCGCCCAAGAGGAAACGAATCAAAAGCTTCAAAGGGAGTTAAATCAAAAGCAAGAAGAGGTTCTTAAAAATGAAAAGGATCTTTCCAAAGAAGCACAAGTTTTCCTAAACCTAGCTGAAGATGCTGAGAAGTACCGGATGTATCTAGGAAAGGTGAAGGTAAAAGGAAAAGGAGTAAAGATTACTCTTTCTGATGGGGCATATGACCCAAAGGAGAGTAATATAAACAATTATTTAGTTCATGAACATCATGTTTTTAAGGTGGTGAATGAGCTTTATATCTCCGGTGCTGTGGCAATTGCTATAAATGGACAAAGGTTAACGAGTCATTCCTATATTGTTTGTAATGGTCCCGTTATTACGGTTGATGGTGTTCCATATCCTGCACCGTTCGTTATTTCTGCAATAGGTGAACCAGATGTTCTCTCGTCCGCATTGAACTTGACCGGAGGAGTAAAGGATCAATTAGTCAATGATAATCTTGTTTTTACCCTGGAAAAGATAAATGAAATTGTCCTAAATCCTATTATAAGCAGTTAA
- the ftsZ gene encoding cell division protein FtsZ has protein sequence MLEFDTNLDSLATIKVIGVGGGGNNAVNRMIEHGVQGVEFIAVNTDAQALNLSKAEVKMQIGAKLTRGLGAGANPEVGKKAAEESKEQIEEALRGADMVFVTAGMGGGTGTGAAPVIAQIARDLGALTVGVVTRPFTFEGKKRSNQASGGIGSMKEAVDTLIVIPNDRLLEIVDKSTPMLEAFREADNVLRQGVQGISDLIATPGLINLDFADVKTIMSNKGSALMGIGVAAGENRATEAAKKAINSPLLETSIDGAQGVLMNITGGANLSLYEVQEAADIVATATDQEVNMIFGSVINETLKDEIIVTVIATGFNEEVSQPKVTRPSFGQVKPTGGAGNTGTVKREHKREEAPQEPVRNTNASQEDALDIPTFLRNRNRRR, from the coding sequence ATGTTAGAATTTGATACAAATTTAGATTCTCTTGCAACAATTAAAGTAATTGGGGTTGGCGGAGGCGGTAATAACGCAGTAAATCGAATGATTGAACATGGTGTTCAAGGTGTTGAGTTTATCGCTGTAAACACAGATGCACAAGCCTTAAATCTTTCAAAAGCGGAAGTGAAAATGCAGATTGGTGCGAAGCTGACTCGTGGACTGGGAGCAGGGGCTAATCCGGAGGTAGGTAAAAAAGCTGCCGAAGAAAGTAAGGAACAGATTGAAGAAGCACTTCGTGGTGCTGATATGGTGTTTGTAACGGCAGGAATGGGCGGAGGTACAGGTACTGGGGCAGCACCAGTAATTGCACAAATTGCGCGAGATTTAGGTGCTTTGACTGTTGGTGTTGTTACCCGTCCATTTACATTTGAAGGTAAAAAGCGGTCAAACCAAGCTTCTGGTGGAATTGGTTCAATGAAAGAAGCCGTCGATACACTTATTGTCATTCCAAATGATCGTCTCCTTGAAATTGTCGATAAAAGCACGCCAATGCTTGAGGCGTTCCGTGAGGCAGATAATGTCCTTCGCCAAGGGGTTCAGGGTATTTCTGATTTAATTGCTACCCCTGGGTTAATTAACCTAGATTTCGCGGATGTAAAAACCATTATGTCTAATAAAGGTTCGGCATTAATGGGAATCGGTGTTGCAGCAGGTGAAAACCGTGCTACTGAGGCTGCCAAAAAAGCTATTAATTCACCTTTGTTAGAAACATCTATTGATGGGGCACAGGGTGTATTAATGAATATTACCGGTGGAGCAAACTTAAGTCTTTATGAGGTGCAAGAAGCTGCTGATATCGTTGCAACTGCAACTGATCAAGAAGTTAATATGATATTCGGTTCGGTTATTAATGAAACATTAAAAGATGAGATCATCGTAACCGTCATTGCAACTGGCTTTAATGAAGAGGTTTCTCAGCCAAAAGTAACCCGTCCGTCTTTCGGGCAGGTAAAACCGACTGGTGGAGCTGGCAACACTGGTACCGTTAAGAGAGAACATAAACGTGAAGAAGCACCGCAGGAACCAGTACGAAACACGAATGCATCCCAAGAGGATGCTCTCGACATTCCAACCTTCTTGAGAAATCGTAATCGCAGACGTTAA
- the sigG gene encoding RNA polymerase sporulation sigma factor SigG, giving the protein MTRNKVEICGVDTSKLPVLKNEEMRILFKQMQEGDITAREKLVNGNLRLVLSVIQRFNNRGEFVDDLFQVGCIGLMKSIDNFDLGQNVKFSTYAVPMIIGEIRRYLRDNNPIRVSRSLRDIAYKALQVRERLMSETSREPTAEEIAKVLEVPHEEIVFALDAIQDPVSLFEPIYNDGGDPIYVMDQLSDEKNKDIHWIEEIALKEGMRRLNEREKLILRKRFFQGKTQMEVADEIGISQAQVSRLEKAAIKQMNKNIQS; this is encoded by the coding sequence TTGACTCGAAATAAAGTCGAAATTTGCGGTGTAGACACATCAAAACTTCCTGTTTTAAAAAACGAAGAAATGAGAATACTCTTCAAGCAAATGCAAGAGGGCGATATAACTGCCAGGGAAAAGCTTGTCAACGGAAATTTACGTCTCGTATTAAGTGTGATTCAGCGGTTTAACAACCGAGGCGAGTTTGTTGATGACCTATTTCAGGTTGGTTGTATTGGACTAATGAAATCGATTGATAACTTCGATTTAGGTCAAAACGTAAAGTTTTCTACTTATGCCGTACCAATGATTATTGGAGAAATTCGAAGGTACTTACGTGATAATAACCCGATTCGCGTTTCACGTTCTTTGAGGGATATCGCCTATAAGGCACTTCAAGTCAGGGAACGATTAATGAGCGAAACCTCACGTGAACCAACTGCTGAAGAAATTGCCAAGGTCTTGGAAGTCCCCCATGAAGAAATCGTATTTGCACTTGATGCCATACAGGATCCGGTGTCACTGTTTGAACCGATTTATAATGATGGCGGCGACCCTATTTACGTCATGGACCAATTAAGCGACGAGAAAAATAAAGATATTCATTGGATTGAAGAAATTGCCTTAAAAGAAGGCATGCGGAGATTAAATGAACGTGAAAAGTTAATTTTACGGAAGCGGTTTTTTCAAGGAAAAACACAAATGGAAGTGGCAGATGAAATTGGAATCTCCCAAGCCCAGGTATCCCGCCTTGAAAAAGCTGCCATTAAACAAATGAATAAAAATATACAAAGTTAA
- a CDS encoding cell division protein FtsQ/DivIB, translating into MEKGKIVALEDRIPKLKEQRRRKANRRLVLLLILFFTMIVVVAYTQSPLSHVKNITVKGNEVYSDRELMKISGITNNTNIWKVSKTDVTLKLEQLSEINKAKINIHWPNTILIQVKEHKRVAYLKQDTTFYPVMENGKILKDRKTEIIPVNSPILFEFTEGKVLNQMVKELEILPSEILNSISEIHYSPKKTDQYHISLFMNDGFEVSATLRTFSEKMVHYPSIISQLDPSKKGIIDLEVGSYFKAFEPEVEETEVEKDKGEG; encoded by the coding sequence ATGGAAAAGGGTAAAATTGTTGCTCTAGAGGATCGAATACCAAAATTAAAGGAGCAAAGGCGGCGAAAGGCAAACAGGAGGCTCGTACTTTTGCTTATTTTATTTTTTACCATGATTGTCGTTGTTGCCTATACTCAATCACCATTGAGTCATGTGAAAAATATTACAGTTAAAGGAAATGAAGTATATTCAGATCGTGAATTAATGAAAATAAGCGGTATTACAAATAATACAAATATTTGGAAAGTAAGTAAAACGGATGTCACTTTAAAGCTTGAACAGTTATCCGAAATTAATAAGGCAAAAATCAACATTCATTGGCCAAACACCATCCTAATTCAGGTTAAAGAACATAAAAGGGTTGCATATCTTAAGCAAGATACAACTTTTTATCCTGTTATGGAAAATGGAAAAATTTTAAAAGATAGAAAAACGGAAATAATCCCAGTTAATTCTCCGATTCTTTTCGAATTCACCGAAGGTAAAGTCCTTAACCAAATGGTAAAAGAGTTAGAAATTCTTCCAAGTGAAATTTTAAACTCCATTTCTGAAATTCATTATTCTCCGAAAAAAACTGATCAGTATCATATTTCCTTATTTATGAATGACGGCTTTGAAGTAAGTGCTACACTTAGAACTTTTTCGGAAAAGATGGTCCATTATCCTTCAATCATTAGCCAATTAGACCCTAGCAAAAAGGGGATCATTGACTTGGAAGTAGGTTCATATTTTAAGGCTTTTGAACCGGAAGTGGAGGAAACAGAAGTTGAAAAAGATAAAGGTGAAGGGTAA